In the Quercus lobata isolate SW786 chromosome 5, ValleyOak3.0 Primary Assembly, whole genome shotgun sequence genome, one interval contains:
- the LOC115991997 gene encoding receptor-like protein EIX2: MAASFATLQVLFLVWFLPATFSLSVFFFKAESISNISCNEKDKQALLTLKRGLTDHEHVLLSWSDHKDCCIWDGVFCDIKTGRVSELHLNNLRLGGEISGSLLQLEQLNYLYLSYNDFNCTPIPTFLGSMLSLIVLDLSDANFCGLIPHQLGNLSSLRYLSLGNNSGLYVDNLHWMSGLSAIRYLDLSSADLHREVDWLQIMSKFPSLLDLYLADCQLDSLNPSLGFVNFTSLRFLYLLGNHFNHEIPNWFSNLSTTLLRLDLTYNSLKGDIPPSIFNLEKLEYLSLFSNKLTEQIPEPLGQLKHLTYLDLGHNSLNGPIPSSIGNLSRIITLYLDQNQLNGTIPKSLGLLSKLEVLYVGKNSLTGTIDEGHFRKLSKLKKLYMSEASLFFNVNSNWVPPFQLNYASMSSIKIGPNFPSWLQSQRSLSFLDMSMSGISGKAPSWFWNWTLNITGINLSNNHIECDVSDIFLSSTVKVLNIANNSFYGPISTFLCQKKIRNNKLEVLDASNNLLVGELSHCWKYWQSLIHLSLGSNNLLGRIPYSMGALVNLQSLRLQNNSIYGDIPSSLKKCSNLRLIDMGDNHLSIIPLWIGEMKNLLILRLRSSEFKGCIPRQICQLSSLRVLDLANNSLSGSIPNCLKNISSMALPNSYDISFSYFMSFIESLIYVDNVQLVPKGKEMEYKENVKLVRLIDLSSNNLSGSIPTEISDLSELRFLNLSRNHLMGKIPEKIGSMKELESVDLSRNHLSGEIPPSMSNLTFLSLLDLSYNNFSGRIPSSTQLQSFDALRYIGNPQLCGDPLPKSCTIEEQSLNRSPIGSVEDDSKNSSFYIGMGVGFTIGFWAICGALFFNRTWRHAYFRFADEVKDWIYVTTMIKMNLLEKLRAYLSK, from the coding sequence ATGGCTGCCTCTTTTGCAACTCTTCAAGTGCTTTTCTTAGTATGGTTCCTTCCTGCTACCTTCAGTTTAAGCGTCTTCTTCTTCAAAGCAGAGTCAATCTCAAATATCTCTTGCAATGAAAAAGACAAGCAAGCCCTTCTAACCCTCAAACGTGGTCTCACTGATCATGAACACGTCCTGTTGTCCTGGTCTGACCATAAAGATTGCTGTATATGGGACGGAGTTTTCTGCGACATTAAAACTGGTCGAGTCTCTGAGCTCCACCTCAATAATTTGAGGTTAGGCGGTGAGATTAGTGGTTCGTTGCTCCAATTAGAACAATTGAACTACTTGTATTTGAGTTACAATGACTTTAATTGTACTCCGATCCCAACTTTCCTTGGTTCAATGCTTAGTCTCATAGTTCTTGACCTCTCAGACGCTAACTTCTGTGGACTCATTCCACATCAGCTTGGGAACCTTTCAAGCCTTCGCTATCTGTCTCTTGGAAATAATTCTGGCCTCTATGTAGATAACCTTCATTGGATGTCTGGTCTCTCTGCCATTCGATACCTTGACCTGAGCTCAGCTGACCTTCACAGAGAAGTTGATTGGCTTCAAATAATGAGTAAGTTCCCATCTCTTTTGGATCTATACTTGGCTGATTGTCAGCTTGATAGCCTAAATCCGTCTCTTGGATTTGTCAATTTCACGTCTCTTCGTTTCCTTTATCTTCTTGGAAATCATTTCAATCATGAGATACCTAATTGGTTCTCTAATCTCAGTACAACCCTCTTAAGGCTTGACCTGACCTACAATTCTTTGAAAGGCGATATACCGCCTAGCATCTTCAATTTAGAGAAATTGGAATATCTATCCTTGTTTTCCAATAAGCTAACTGAACAAATTCCAGAGCCGTTAGGCCAACTTAAGCATCTAACGTATCTTGATCTTGGACATAATTCTTTAAATGGTCCTATACCTTCTTCCATTGGGAATTTATCTCGTATAATAACATTATACCTCGACCAAAATCAGTTGAATGGCACCATTCCAAAGAGTCTTGGGCTTCTCTCTAAGTTAGAGGTGTTGTATGTTGGAAAAAATTCTTTAACAGGTACCATAGATGAAGGGCATTTTAGAAAACTCTCAAAATTAAAGAAGCTCTATATGTCCGAAGCAAGTTTGTTCTTTAATGTCAATTCCAATTGGGTTCCCCCCTTCCAACTTAACTATGCCTCCATGAGCTCAATCAAGATAGGTCCTAATTTTCCTTCGTGGCTACAATCACAAAGATCCCTCAGTTTTTTAGATATGTCCATGTCAGGAATTTCAGGCAAAGCTCCAAGTTGGTTTTGGAATTGGACTTTAAACATTACAGGTATCAATCTCTCTAACAACCACATAGAATGTGATGTATCAGACATTTTTCTGAGTTCTACTGTCAAAGTGCTCAATATAGCTAACAACTCATTTTATGGACCCATTTCTACTTTCTTatgccaaaagaaaattagaaacaaTAAATTGGAGGTTTTAGATGCATCAAACAATCTCTTAGTAGGAGAACTTTCTCACTGCTGGAAGTATTGGCAGTCTTTGATCCATTTAAGCTTAGGGAGCAATAATCTACTAGGTAGAATTCCCTACTCCATGGGGGCTTTAGTTAACCTCCAATCACTGCGTTTACAAAACAATAGCATCTATGGAGATATTCCTTCATCGTTGAAAAAATGCTCAAATCTGAGGCTCATTGATATGGGTGATAATCATCTATCCATCATACCACTATGGATTGGAGAAATGAAAAATCTTTTAATTCTCCGTCTAAGATCAAGTGAATTCAAGGGTTGTATACCTCGACAAATATGCCAACTTTCTTCTCTTAGAGTATTAGATCTTGCCAATAATAGCCTATCAGGATCCATACCAAACTGCTTGAAAAATATTAGCTCCATGGCATTACCAAATTCCTAtgatatttcattttcttattttatgtcTTTTATAGAATCACTTATATATGTTGATAATGTTCAGTTGGTTCCCAAAGGGAAAGAAATGGAATACAAAGAGAATGTTAAACTAGTTAGGCTCATAGACCTTTCAAGTAACAACTTATCCGGATCAATCCCTACTGAAATTTCAGATCTTTCCGAATTACGTTTTTTGAATTTGTCTCGAAATCATTTGATGGGAAAGATACCAGAAAAAATTGGGAGTATGAAAGAGTTAGAGTCAGTTGATCTCTCACGAAATCATTTATCAGGTGAAATTCCTCCAAGCATGTCTAATTTGACATTTCTTAGTCTCTTGGACTTGTCATACAATAACTTCTCAGGTAGAATTCCTTCAAGCACCCAGCTTCAATCATTTGATGCCCTTAGGTACATTGGAAATCCTCAGTTATGTGGTGATCCTCTTCCAAAAAGCTGCACAATTGAGGAACAATCTTTGAATAGATCACCAATTGGTAGTGTTGAAGATGATTCTAAAAACTCTAGCTTCTACATTGGTATGGGAGTTGGATTCACAATTGGCTTTTGGGCAATTTGTGGAGCTCTCTTCTTTAATAGGACTTGGAGGCATGCTTATTTTAGATTTGCCGATGAAGTAAAAGATTGGATTTATGTGACTACAATgataaagatgaatttattGGAAAAGCTAAGAGCCTACCTTAGTAAGTGA